A DNA window from Ictalurus furcatus strain D&B chromosome 22, Billie_1.0, whole genome shotgun sequence contains the following coding sequences:
- the si:ch211-102c2.4 gene encoding uncharacterized protein si:ch211-102c2.4 isoform X1 — MFLLPSTLLLVSAVVYVCHAEQMLKCPYDNVRPQKYPERVWCKREANNQSCCRGFTFTSGEKELDSGRLSVQDDGKAFTVSVRSLSQGDGVYWCGLKNGSGIIIKLAEGEIHNPLNLAWSIMRWLLFVLLLLAVISTHMCCNSKKAKVNYVS; from the exons ATGTTCCTGTTACCATCCACGCTGCTACTCGTCTCTGCAG TCGTGTACGTATGCCATGCTGAGCAGATGCTGAAATGTCCCTACGACAATGTCCGTCCTCAAAAATACCCGGAGAGAGTTTGGTGTAAAAGGGAGGCAAACAATCAGAGCTGCTGCAGAGGGTTCACCTTCACGTCCGGGGAGAAGGAGCTGGACAGCGGGCGTCTGAGCGTGCAGGACGACGGCAAGGCCTTCACCGTGTCTGTGAGGAGTCTGTCTCAGGGGGACGGAGTTTACTGGTGCGGCCTCAAGAACGGCTCCGGCATCATCATCAAACTGGCCGAGGGAGAGATCCACA ATCCGCTGAACTTGGCCTGGAGCATCATGCGCTGGCTGCTCTTCGTCCTGCTCCTTCTGGCCGTGATTTCAACTCATATGTGCTGCAACA GCAAAAAGGCAAAGGTAAATTACGTCTCCTGA
- the si:ch211-102c2.4 gene encoding uncharacterized protein si:ch211-102c2.4 isoform X2, with protein MFLLPSTLLLVSAVVYVCHAEQMLKCPYDNVRPQKYPERVWCKREANNQSCCRGFTFTSGEKELDSGRLSVQDDGKAFTVSVRSLSQGDGVYWCGLKNGSGIIIKLAEGEIHNPLNLAWSIMRWLLFVLLLLAVISTHMCCNSKKAKD; from the exons ATGTTCCTGTTACCATCCACGCTGCTACTCGTCTCTGCAG TCGTGTACGTATGCCATGCTGAGCAGATGCTGAAATGTCCCTACGACAATGTCCGTCCTCAAAAATACCCGGAGAGAGTTTGGTGTAAAAGGGAGGCAAACAATCAGAGCTGCTGCAGAGGGTTCACCTTCACGTCCGGGGAGAAGGAGCTGGACAGCGGGCGTCTGAGCGTGCAGGACGACGGCAAGGCCTTCACCGTGTCTGTGAGGAGTCTGTCTCAGGGGGACGGAGTTTACTGGTGCGGCCTCAAGAACGGCTCCGGCATCATCATCAAACTGGCCGAGGGAGAGATCCACA ATCCGCTGAACTTGGCCTGGAGCATCATGCGCTGGCTGCTCTTCGTCCTGCTCCTTCTGGCCGTGATTTCAACTCATATGTGCTGCAACA GCAAAAAGGCAAAG GATTGA